In Thermocrinis minervae, a single genomic region encodes these proteins:
- a CDS encoding DUF503 domain-containing protein, whose protein sequence is MVVGVLTVDLYFPESRSIKEKRQYLRSIKERIKNSFNVSVAEVDGQDLWQRSLLAVVCVGAERSIAEEILAKVRNFVDKSYPEFILSTRVEFINL, encoded by the coding sequence GTGGTTGTGGGTGTACTTACTGTAGACCTGTACTTTCCAGAAAGTAGGTCCATTAAGGAGAAAAGGCAGTACCTTAGGTCTATAAAAGAGAGGATAAAGAACTCTTTTAACGTGTCAGTGGCCGAGGTAGACGGGCAAGATCTGTGGCAGAGATCTCTGTTAGCTGTAGTATGTGTGGGCGCGGAGAGGAGCATCGCCGAAGAGATCCTCGCTAAGGTCAGAAACTTCGTAGACAAGAGCTACCCCGAGTTCATCCTCTCCACGAGGGTTGAGTTCATAAACCTCTAG
- a CDS encoding transketolase C-terminal domain-containing protein, with protein MQKSELVQYNRAGQRIVSPDYLLFEAPRTKHFMTGSEAVKEAVKRASVDASVSYPITPQSEAAHLIGELWVEGYVGVYFRGESEFGVMSEIAGCALAGARCITTTSGPGTLRAMENFPMWAGTRIPVQLVLMARGVNSPLSIQPDNLEVSFLLDTGCMIWYAENAQDLFDMILAGFVVAEQPDVHVPVITVVDGFFVSHTREAVMLPPDDIALPPYNPYRAPMPVIDAEVPPGRFLRDPFVMKSNYISYATHASWQWEVRAAIERSRPYAKHYLRGLIEEFGDPEADIVFVTCGTAAAQAKEACRILEDEEGIKTKVVKLKTIRPFPIQELREAVKNARYIFVPEFNVVGWLEREVRRYLYKHSDAEIIGSPRVAGGMTMPPEVIVKEVLKFVGKEVKHVI; from the coding sequence ATGCAAAAATCTGAGCTTGTACAATACAACAGGGCCGGGCAGAGGATAGTCTCACCAGACTATCTTCTCTTCGAAGCACCAAGGACAAAGCATTTCATGACAGGATCTGAGGCGGTAAAGGAAGCCGTTAAAAGAGCTTCCGTTGACGCTTCAGTCTCTTATCCCATAACTCCTCAATCAGAAGCTGCACACCTCATAGGTGAACTATGGGTAGAAGGTTACGTAGGAGTTTACTTCAGGGGAGAATCTGAATTTGGCGTTATGTCCGAGATAGCTGGCTGTGCCCTTGCGGGAGCTAGGTGCATCACAACCACATCAGGACCAGGAACCCTAAGGGCTATGGAGAACTTCCCCATGTGGGCAGGAACACGCATACCTGTCCAGCTTGTCCTCATGGCAAGAGGAGTAAACTCACCCCTGTCTATACAGCCCGACAACCTTGAGGTTAGCTTTCTGCTCGATACAGGATGTATGATCTGGTACGCAGAGAATGCCCAAGATCTCTTTGACATGATACTGGCAGGTTTTGTAGTCGCAGAACAACCAGATGTTCACGTTCCGGTGATTACAGTAGTAGACGGCTTCTTTGTATCTCATACTAGGGAAGCGGTTATGCTCCCACCAGATGACATAGCCCTACCACCTTATAACCCTTACAGAGCACCCATGCCTGTTATAGATGCAGAGGTTCCACCAGGCAGATTCCTGAGGGACCCCTTTGTGATGAAGTCCAACTACATATCTTACGCCACCCATGCAAGCTGGCAGTGGGAAGTTAGAGCTGCTATAGAGAGATCAAGACCATACGCCAAGCATTACCTCAGAGGGCTCATAGAGGAGTTTGGAGATCCAGAGGCAGACATAGTATTCGTCACCTGCGGAACGGCCGCAGCTCAAGCAAAAGAAGCATGCAGAATACTTGAAGACGAAGAGGGTATAAAGACAAAGGTAGTAAAGCTAAAGACCATAAGGCCCTTCCCTATACAGGAGCTTAGGGAAGCTGTCAAAAATGCCAGGTATATATTTGTACCAGAGTTCAATGTAGTAGGTTGGCTTGAAAGGGAAGTAAGAAGGTACCTGTACAAACACTCTGATGCCGAAATAATAGGATCTCCAAGGGTTGCTGGTGGTATGACCATGCCTCCTGAAGTCATAGTTAAGGAAGTTCTAAAGTTCGTAGGTAAGGAGGTAAAGCATGTCATTTAA
- a CDS encoding ferredoxin oxidoreductase — translation MYYVAEVINEECSKYNCKQCTLFCPEPNTLMYNDAEHHAYVITERCKGCALCVYVCSDLLKRNAIRMVMPEVLAEK, via the coding sequence ATGTACTATGTGGCAGAGGTCATAAACGAAGAGTGCAGTAAGTACAACTGTAAGCAATGCACCCTTTTTTGTCCAGAGCCTAACACCCTGATGTACAACGATGCGGAGCATCACGCTTACGTGATAACTGAACGGTGTAAGGGGTGTGCTCTTTGCGTGTACGTGTGCTCTGACCTTCTTAAAAGAAATGCCATACGAATGGTAATGCCAGAAGTTCTTGCAGAAAAGTAA
- a CDS encoding carbon monoxide dehydrogenase beta subunit family protein, whose product MATLGPSGYSPYPVAVYEGVLNPPPGKALMFNQIVDEEIAMREAAKAMLTRQNPTIFPGPQVLYAWNEEAKEKAKLVKKMAEVLNARIIPMYDYRPKYPKINPAVEINPNHPNLTIWHNKIKACIFVGVHCHYANVALKIIRAETDCFTIAMCGMAGHEDAMITLRDQHIEEMEKFIKIAEEVKKELGK is encoded by the coding sequence ATGGCAACCCTTGGACCATCTGGATACTCACCGTATCCTGTAGCCGTTTATGAAGGTGTTTTAAATCCACCACCTGGAAAGGCCCTTATGTTTAATCAAATAGTTGATGAAGAGATAGCAATGAGAGAGGCCGCAAAGGCCATGCTTACAAGACAGAATCCCACTATATTCCCAGGGCCACAGGTACTCTACGCGTGGAATGAAGAAGCAAAAGAAAAGGCTAAACTCGTAAAGAAGATGGCCGAGGTTCTAAACGCCAGGATAATCCCCATGTACGACTACAGGCCTAAGTATCCTAAGATAAACCCAGCCGTTGAGATAAACCCTAACCATCCAAATCTCACCATTTGGCACAACAAGATAAAAGCATGCATATTTGTAGGAGTCCATTGCCACTATGCAAACGTAGCCCTAAAGATAATAAGGGCCGAGACAGATTGCTTTACCATAGCCATGTGCGGCATGGCTGGACATGAGGATGCTATGATAACCCTTAGAGATCAGCACATAGAGGAGATGGAGAAGTTTATAAAGATAGCTGAGGAGGTAAAGAAGGAGTTAGGAAAATGA
- a CDS encoding nitrilase-related carbon-nitrogen hydrolase, with translation MRVYSLQFKVAFGKVEENLKIAEGFLNQVEEGSLVVLPEMWQCGFDYENMYEHAKATDQIIEKLVEYSGKRKLTIVGTYPVLKDGRLYNSAVIISEGKLLGQRSKIKLFPLYEENNHFSPGDENPVFYTPHGPIGILICFELRFPELALDLRRKGAKILVVPSMWGLRRKEHLRVLTLARALDTQSFLILANAYGKIGEEEYAGCSAIVDPWGRLLAYSDWGDTLLSSFVDLKLVDEVRKGLPLS, from the coding sequence ATGAGGGTTTATAGCTTACAGTTTAAAGTAGCCTTTGGAAAGGTGGAAGAAAACCTAAAAATAGCAGAGGGATTTCTGAATCAGGTAGAAGAAGGATCTTTGGTAGTCCTTCCTGAGATGTGGCAGTGTGGTTTTGACTACGAAAATATGTATGAACATGCAAAGGCTACAGATCAGATAATAGAAAAGCTAGTAGAATACTCTGGCAAAAGAAAGCTCACCATAGTAGGGACGTATCCCGTACTCAAGGATGGAAGGCTTTACAACAGCGCAGTAATTATATCGGAGGGAAAGCTACTAGGTCAAAGGTCGAAGATAAAGCTCTTCCCTTTGTACGAGGAGAATAATCATTTCTCCCCTGGAGATGAAAACCCTGTGTTTTATACACCACACGGCCCAATAGGTATTCTCATATGCTTTGAGCTCAGATTTCCAGAGCTTGCGTTAGATCTAAGGAGAAAGGGTGCCAAGATCTTGGTTGTTCCCTCCATGTGGGGGTTAAGGAGGAAAGAGCATCTAAGAGTTCTGACACTTGCAAGAGCCTTGGATACACAATCTTTTCTCATACTAGCAAATGCCTACGGAAAGATAGGAGAGGAAGAGTACGCAGGATGTAGCGCCATAGTAGACCCTTGGGGAAGGCTTCTTGCCTACTCAGACTGGGGTGATACTCTTCTCTCCTCCTTCGTGGATTTAAAGCTAGTGGACGAGGTTAGAAAAGGTTTACCACTGTCTTAA
- the leuC gene encoding 3-isopropylmalate dehydratase large subunit — translation MGMTITEKILADHAGKKEVYPGELITARIDLAMANDVTAPLAIKVLEKYGIDKVFDPERIALVLSHFVPAKDIKSAEQAKMVRDFVKKHNIKWFFQEGEGIEHTILPEEGLVVPGDLVVGADSHTCTYGALGAFATGVGSTDIAYAFATGEIWLKVPESMKFIFYGRTKPWVFGKDLILYTIGQIGVDGALYRAMEFEGEAIRELSIDQRLTITNMAVEAGAKNGIIAPDEKTIEYVSQRAKRPWKIYQSDPDAHYHSVYEWDAGSIEPLVAWPYLPSNVHPVTESTHITIDQAFIGSCTNGRLEDLRIAAKVLKGKKVHPYVRCIVIPASKKVYMQALKEGLIDIFLEAGCVVSVSTCGPCLGGHMGILAEGERCISTSNRNFPGRMGHPKSEAYLANPAVVAASAVLGRIAHPEEVVKLEEVYT, via the coding sequence GTGGGTATGACTATAACTGAAAAAATACTGGCAGATCATGCAGGTAAGAAAGAGGTCTATCCGGGAGAGCTCATAACGGCTAGGATAGACCTTGCCATGGCCAACGACGTGACAGCACCCCTAGCCATCAAGGTGCTTGAGAAGTACGGCATAGACAAGGTCTTTGACCCTGAAAGGATAGCTCTAGTGCTCTCTCACTTTGTGCCTGCGAAGGACATAAAGTCTGCAGAGCAAGCTAAAATGGTCAGGGATTTTGTAAAGAAGCACAACATAAAGTGGTTCTTCCAAGAAGGTGAAGGTATAGAGCACACCATACTTCCAGAAGAAGGACTTGTAGTACCTGGAGACCTTGTTGTGGGTGCTGACTCTCATACCTGTACGTACGGTGCACTCGGTGCCTTTGCCACTGGTGTAGGTTCTACGGACATAGCTTACGCTTTTGCTACTGGAGAGATTTGGCTAAAGGTTCCTGAATCTATGAAGTTCATTTTCTACGGAAGGACAAAACCTTGGGTTTTCGGTAAGGATCTCATACTCTACACTATAGGCCAGATAGGTGTGGATGGTGCTCTTTACAGAGCTATGGAGTTTGAAGGAGAGGCTATAAGGGAGCTTTCCATAGATCAGAGGCTTACCATAACCAACATGGCTGTAGAAGCAGGAGCAAAGAACGGTATCATAGCCCCAGATGAAAAGACCATAGAGTACGTTTCTCAAAGGGCAAAAAGACCGTGGAAGATATACCAAAGTGATCCAGACGCTCATTACCATTCTGTGTACGAGTGGGATGCAGGAAGCATAGAGCCTTTGGTAGCCTGGCCGTATCTTCCTTCCAACGTCCATCCCGTTACTGAATCTACCCATATAACCATAGACCAGGCCTTCATAGGCTCTTGTACCAACGGAAGGTTGGAGGATCTTAGGATAGCGGCTAAGGTCCTAAAGGGTAAGAAGGTACACCCTTACGTGAGATGTATAGTCATCCCAGCTTCAAAGAAGGTTTATATGCAAGCCCTCAAAGAAGGACTGATAGATATATTCCTTGAAGCTGGCTGTGTAGTATCTGTGTCCACATGCGGGCCATGCCTTGGTGGTCATATGGGTATACTAGCAGAAGGAGAGAGATGCATATCCACATCCAACAGGAACTTCCCTGGTAGGATGGGTCACCCTAAGAGTGAAGCCTATCTAGCAAATCCTGCTGTAGTAGCTGCCAGTGCTGTACTAGGAAGGATAGCTCATCCAGAAGAGGTGGTAAAGCTAGAAGAGGTATACACCTAG
- the ftsH gene encoding ATP-dependent zinc metalloprotease FtsH: MQWAKGLLVWIALILMVVFAFNMLEVEREHSIKTSINTVLQLADEGKLKEVKVKDGVLIGLTTDGQRIETGIPPTGNLIDDLVKKGVKVEVVPPERSSWLITFLVSWLPIIIFIGIWIYMMRQFSSGGNSRAFSFGKSRAKVYIEERPKVTLQDVAGMDEVKEEVKEIIEYLKDPLKFQRLGGRPPKGVLLFGEPGVGKTLLARAIAGEAHVPFISISGSDFVEMFVGVGAARVRDLFDTAKRHAPCIIFIDEIDAVGRSRGAFNLGGGHDEREQTLNQLLVEMDGFDTSEGIIVIAATNRPDILDPALLRPGRFDRQIYIPRPDLRGRYEILKVHARNKKLAPDVDLEIVARATPGFTGADLENLLNEAALLAARKGKEAIEMSDIEEALDRITMGLERKGMVMSQEEKEKIAYHEVGHAIMSLMVPGSEALHKVSIIPRGMALGVTQQLPIDDKYMYDKRDLYGRILTLMGGRAAEEVFYGKEGITTGAENDLQRATDLAYRIVSMWGMSERLGPIAVRRNANPFLGGISTYVDISEELRREIDEEVRRILTQAYEETKSIIQENADAIRAIVKKLLEKETMTCEEVVEILSLHGVEVKNGCKKEEYKKGIKEERRVEA, translated from the coding sequence ATGCAATGGGCTAAAGGTTTGTTGGTGTGGATAGCTCTTATCCTTATGGTGGTTTTTGCCTTCAACATGTTAGAGGTTGAAAGGGAGCACTCTATAAAGACATCCATAAACACCGTGCTTCAGCTTGCAGACGAAGGGAAGCTGAAAGAAGTCAAGGTCAAAGACGGTGTGCTTATAGGTCTTACCACGGACGGTCAGAGGATAGAGACGGGCATACCACCTACCGGTAACCTGATAGATGATCTTGTCAAGAAGGGCGTTAAAGTAGAGGTAGTTCCCCCTGAACGTTCAAGCTGGCTTATCACCTTCTTGGTTTCGTGGCTACCCATAATAATCTTCATAGGCATATGGATCTACATGATGAGACAGTTCAGCTCGGGTGGAAACTCAAGGGCCTTCAGCTTTGGAAAGAGTAGGGCAAAAGTTTACATAGAGGAAAGGCCAAAGGTTACCCTTCAGGACGTGGCGGGTATGGATGAGGTGAAGGAGGAGGTAAAGGAGATAATAGAATACCTAAAGGACCCTCTCAAGTTCCAAAGGCTTGGTGGAAGACCACCTAAGGGGGTTCTCCTTTTTGGAGAACCTGGAGTAGGCAAGACTCTGCTGGCAAGAGCCATAGCTGGTGAGGCTCATGTTCCCTTCATATCCATCTCCGGCTCGGACTTTGTTGAAATGTTTGTAGGCGTGGGTGCTGCCAGGGTGAGAGATCTTTTTGATACTGCCAAAAGACATGCGCCATGCATCATCTTTATAGACGAAATAGATGCTGTAGGAAGGTCAAGGGGAGCCTTCAACCTAGGTGGAGGGCACGACGAGAGGGAACAAACCTTAAACCAACTTCTTGTAGAGATGGACGGGTTTGATACCTCCGAAGGGATAATAGTCATAGCCGCCACCAACAGGCCGGACATCCTGGACCCTGCTTTATTAAGACCCGGTCGTTTTGACAGACAGATATACATACCAAGACCAGACCTAAGGGGTAGGTACGAGATACTGAAGGTACACGCAAGAAACAAAAAGCTTGCTCCAGATGTAGACCTTGAGATAGTAGCCAGAGCTACGCCAGGGTTTACAGGCGCAGACCTTGAGAACCTACTAAACGAGGCCGCTCTACTGGCGGCGAGGAAGGGTAAAGAGGCCATAGAGATGTCTGACATAGAAGAGGCCCTTGATAGGATAACCATGGGACTGGAAAGGAAAGGCATGGTTATGTCCCAGGAGGAGAAGGAGAAGATAGCTTACCACGAGGTAGGCCACGCCATAATGAGCCTTATGGTTCCTGGCTCGGAAGCTTTGCATAAAGTATCCATAATTCCTAGAGGTATGGCTCTTGGAGTAACTCAGCAACTTCCTATAGACGATAAGTACATGTACGACAAGAGGGACCTTTACGGTAGAATATTGACCCTAATGGGTGGAAGAGCTGCAGAGGAGGTGTTCTACGGGAAAGAGGGTATAACCACAGGAGCTGAGAACGACCTACAGAGAGCTACAGACCTTGCCTACAGGATTGTCTCCATGTGGGGCATGAGCGAAAGGCTCGGACCCATAGCCGTCAGACGCAACGCAAACCCCTTCCTGGGTGGAATAAGCACCTACGTGGACATAAGCGAGGAGCTAAGAAGGGAGATAGACGAGGAGGTAAGACGGATCCTAACACAGGCCTACGAAGAGACAAAAAGCATCATCCAAGAGAACGCTGATGCTATAAGGGCCATAGTCAAAAAGCTGCTGGAAAAGGAGACTATGACTTGTGAAGAAGTAGTTGAGATACTAAGCCTTCATGGTGTTGAAGTTAAAAATGGTTGCAAGAAGGAAGAGTATAAAAAGGGGATAAAGGAGGAGCGTAGGGTAGAAGCTTAA
- a CDS encoding metal ABC transporter permease has protein sequence MSDLIYFWQGIVSAILVSVSASFVGVYLTLRRLSMLGASISHFAFSGIAIAIVMDLDPFLFTLLYVLVAGLVTEYLIEDRRLPADTVLSLIFSFGVALSIVILGLSGKLGTQIVSYLFGSLLTTSTNEVLYTLLASLLTIAFLTFNYRRLMLMVFSEDIAKVHGIKVRILNYMLVALACINIVLSMKALGLLLATSFISIPPLAALMVANAFLQTIVFSILFSLIATLLGIFTSFTLNVPPSGSIVMFMVGLFVLLVMFKFTSKVVRS, from the coding sequence AGGGATAGTTTCAGCCATACTGGTGAGCGTATCTGCATCCTTCGTAGGTGTTTACCTGACCCTCAGAAGGCTATCCATGCTAGGAGCAAGCATATCTCACTTTGCTTTTAGCGGTATAGCCATAGCTATAGTGATGGATCTGGATCCCTTTCTGTTTACACTCCTCTACGTGCTAGTTGCTGGGCTTGTAACAGAGTACCTCATAGAAGACAGAAGATTGCCTGCTGACACAGTTCTGTCATTAATCTTCTCCTTCGGCGTTGCCCTTTCCATAGTCATACTCGGACTAAGTGGCAAGCTTGGTACACAAATAGTTTCGTACCTGTTTGGTAGCCTTCTGACCACATCCACAAACGAGGTGCTTTACACCCTACTGGCATCACTCCTGACCATAGCCTTTCTGACTTTTAACTACAGACGTCTAATGCTGATGGTCTTCAGCGAGGACATAGCCAAGGTACATGGGATAAAAGTAAGGATCCTAAACTACATGCTTGTAGCACTCGCATGCATAAACATAGTACTTTCTATGAAAGCCTTAGGTCTACTCCTGGCCACTTCCTTCATATCAATACCGCCACTTGCTGCCCTTATGGTGGCCAACGCTTTTCTACAGACAATAGTGTTTTCTATTCTATTCTCTTTGATAGCAACACTGCTTGGAATCTTCACATCCTTCACTCTTAACGTGCCACCCAGCGGTAGTATAGTGATGTTTATGGTGGGTTTGTTTGTTTTACTTGTTATGTTCAAATTTACGTCTAAAGTTGTGAGATCATGA